Proteins encoded within one genomic window of Sphingomonas cannabina:
- a CDS encoding PAS domain-containing sensor histidine kinase, with translation MRSLSSAAISDPDATVMPMGVAAESAACWRVDLSQVRTLIDTVADGGAWIDWVAALLHGARIIEVNARALELVGSPIARDIIVGQPVASFCPPESWPILAELIVAVASDRPDHAVRTSRVNSFLLRDAVLMVWGAAGGAAPDTLWIAVDGEIADDRSFWAVRASEQRYRRLIHHLPGALLQVDARPMGAIFYRLRSEGVTDIASYLDEHPELVATACEVVRVTDGNGGAALLFGVAGVGDLVGSVAYLFANAPEAARRIVVAHFEGRRSHVERMKLRTFDGRLIDVELSVTFPTPPESLDVTLLTLEDITERLRTEAQLRQLQADYSRTARIATLGEMASSIAHEVNQPLSAIAMNAETCLRWLSRDDPNLAKVSQLTTRIADSARHASEIVQRIRGMVARHVPESVPIDLNGVVEEALLFVCHDIEARAIVLSVRFDITLPRVLGDRVQLQQVIVNLLVNSLQALAQKSAGEGRIALTTATGADDTIRFSIRDNGAGIAEENLDRIFDGFFTTKADGMGIGLAVCQSIIAAHGGSISASNHHEGGARFEFTLPALEA, from the coding sequence ATGAGGTCCCTGTCCTCCGCCGCGATATCCGACCCGGACGCGACCGTCATGCCGATGGGCGTGGCCGCGGAGTCCGCGGCGTGCTGGCGGGTCGACCTGTCGCAGGTCCGCACGCTCATCGACACGGTCGCCGATGGCGGCGCGTGGATCGACTGGGTGGCAGCGCTGCTGCACGGGGCGCGCATCATAGAGGTCAACGCACGCGCCCTGGAGCTCGTCGGCTCGCCGATCGCGCGCGACATCATCGTCGGCCAGCCGGTCGCGAGCTTCTGCCCGCCCGAAAGCTGGCCCATCCTCGCCGAGCTGATCGTCGCGGTCGCGTCGGATCGGCCGGATCATGCCGTCAGGACCAGCCGGGTCAATTCGTTCCTGCTGCGCGATGCGGTCCTGATGGTGTGGGGTGCGGCAGGGGGCGCGGCGCCGGACACGCTGTGGATCGCGGTCGACGGCGAGATCGCCGACGACCGCTCCTTCTGGGCGGTACGGGCGAGCGAGCAGCGCTACCGCAGGCTGATCCACCATCTCCCCGGCGCGCTCCTGCAGGTCGATGCGCGGCCGATGGGCGCGATCTTCTACCGGCTGCGGTCGGAGGGCGTGACCGACATCGCGTCCTATCTGGACGAGCATCCCGAGCTGGTCGCCACCGCATGCGAGGTCGTGCGGGTGACCGATGGCAACGGCGGCGCCGCGCTGCTGTTCGGCGTCGCCGGCGTCGGGGATCTCGTCGGTTCGGTCGCCTATCTGTTCGCCAACGCCCCCGAGGCCGCGCGAAGGATCGTCGTCGCCCATTTCGAAGGGCGCCGCAGCCATGTCGAGCGGATGAAGCTCAGGACGTTCGATGGCCGCCTGATCGACGTCGAGCTTTCCGTCACCTTTCCGACTCCGCCGGAAAGCCTGGACGTGACCCTGCTCACCCTCGAGGATATCACCGAGCGGCTGCGCACCGAAGCGCAGCTCCGGCAGCTGCAGGCGGACTATAGCCGGACGGCGCGGATTGCGACGCTCGGCGAGATGGCCAGCTCGATCGCGCATGAGGTCAACCAACCGCTGTCCGCCATCGCGATGAACGCGGAAACCTGTCTGCGATGGCTGTCGCGCGACGATCCCAACCTCGCCAAGGTCTCGCAGCTCACCACCCGCATCGCCGACAGCGCGCGCCATGCGAGCGAGATCGTGCAGCGCATCCGGGGGATGGTGGCGCGGCATGTGCCGGAGAGCGTCCCCATCGACCTGAACGGCGTGGTCGAGGAGGCGCTGCTCTTCGTCTGTCACGATATCGAGGCGCGCGCGATCGTCCTTTCGGTGCGCTTCGACATCACCCTGCCGCGCGTGCTGGGGGACCGTGTCCAGCTCCAGCAGGTGATCGTCAACCTGCTCGTCAACAGCCTCCAGGCACTGGCGCAGAAGAGCGCGGGGGAGGGGCGCATCGCGCTGACCACCGCAACCGGTGCCGACGACACGATCCGCTTCTCGATCCGCGACAACGGCGCCGGCATCGCCGAGGAGAATCTCGATCGCATCTTCGACGGCTTCTTCACCACCAAGGCGGACGGGATGGGGATCGGCCTTGCCGTCTGCCAGTCGATCATCGCGGCGCATGGCGGCTCGATCTCCGCCTCCAATCATCATGAAGGCGGCGCGCGCTTCGAGTTCACGCTTCCCGCGCTTGAGGCGTGA
- a CDS encoding alpha/beta fold hydrolase — MPDRLLNKFPFALMVAALLAVSVPAQAQELPYPAEFRTEEIEANGVTIHVRIGGNGPAIVLIHGFGESGDMWAPLAASLVRNHTVIVPDLRGMGRSSKPACGFSKMNQATDIAEVMDALKVVQSDIVAHDVGNMVAFAFAEKYPDRVTKLVVIDAPIPGIGSWEEIVKSPATWHFRFGGPDMERLVKGRERIYLDRFWNEFSANPERFTERSRRHYAALYALPGAMHSVFEQYSAFDQDANDNRAWVAAHGKLAMPVLALGAEKGLGMQMADIMRAAASDVTAGLIPNSGHWVMQENPATTVRLVQAFIEKR; from the coding sequence TTGCCCGACCGCCTTTTGAACAAGTTTCCATTCGCTCTCATGGTGGCTGCCTTGCTCGCGGTATCTGTACCCGCCCAGGCACAGGAGCTGCCCTATCCGGCCGAATTCCGCACGGAGGAGATCGAAGCGAATGGCGTGACGATTCACGTGCGCATCGGCGGCAATGGGCCGGCGATTGTCCTGATCCACGGTTTTGGCGAGAGTGGCGATATGTGGGCTCCGCTGGCGGCAAGCCTGGTCCGCAATCACACCGTCATCGTGCCCGATCTTCGCGGCATGGGGCGATCGTCGAAGCCGGCGTGCGGCTTCTCGAAGATGAACCAGGCTACCGACATCGCGGAGGTGATGGACGCGCTGAAAGTCGTGCAATCCGACATCGTTGCACATGATGTTGGCAACATGGTCGCCTTTGCCTTTGCGGAAAAATACCCGGACCGTGTTACCAAGCTCGTAGTGATCGATGCGCCGATCCCCGGGATCGGCTCGTGGGAAGAGATCGTAAAGAGCCCGGCGACCTGGCATTTCCGTTTTGGCGGCCCCGACATGGAGCGGCTCGTGAAGGGGCGCGAGCGCATCTATCTCGATCGCTTCTGGAACGAGTTTTCGGCGAACCCAGAGCGTTTTACGGAACGGTCGCGACGCCATTATGCCGCGCTTTATGCGCTCCCCGGTGCGATGCACTCCGTGTTCGAGCAATATAGTGCCTTCGATCAGGATGCGAACGACAACCGAGCATGGGTGGCCGCTCACGGAAAGCTGGCGATGCCCGTGCTGGCGTTGGGCGCGGAAAAGGGTCTCGGCATGCAAATGGCGGACATCATGCGTGCCGCTGCTTCCGATGTGACCGCCGGACTGATCCCGAACTCCGGTCACTGGGTCATGCAGGAGAACCCTGCCACAACGGTTCGACTCGTCCAGGCCTTCATCGAGAAGCGCTGA
- a CDS encoding response regulator transcription factor has product MADRGPSPIRILVVDDHPVLREGVASILEDRTDMVVVGEARDGAEAVARFRELRPDVTLMDLQMPVMNGVDAIVAIRADYPDAHILVLTTYAGDVQAVRALKAGATGYLLKSSLRTEMLDAIHNVHRGRRHVHGEVAAEIALHVADDSLSEREIAVLRLVAIGKANKEIAHAMSLSEETVKAHLKNIFAKLDVTDRTHAVTVAARRGIIEL; this is encoded by the coding sequence GTGGCTGACAGGGGTCCCTCGCCCATCCGCATCCTCGTCGTCGACGATCATCCGGTGCTGCGCGAAGGCGTCGCGTCGATCCTCGAGGACCGCACCGACATGGTCGTGGTCGGCGAGGCGCGCGACGGCGCCGAGGCCGTCGCACGCTTCCGCGAGCTCCGGCCGGACGTGACATTGATGGACCTCCAGATGCCGGTCATGAACGGCGTCGATGCGATCGTCGCGATCCGCGCCGACTATCCCGATGCACACATTCTAGTCCTCACCACCTATGCCGGCGACGTGCAGGCGGTGCGCGCGCTCAAGGCGGGAGCGACCGGCTATCTGCTCAAGAGCAGCCTCAGGACCGAGATGCTCGACGCCATCCACAACGTCCACCGCGGCCGCCGCCACGTCCATGGCGAGGTCGCCGCCGAGATCGCGCTCCATGTCGCCGACGACAGCCTGAGCGAGCGCGAGATCGCGGTGCTGCGCCTGGTGGCGATCGGCAAGGCCAACAAGGAGATCGCGCACGCCATGTCGCTCTCGGAGGAAACAGTGAAGGCGCATCTCAAGAACATCTTCGCCAAGCTCGACGTCACCGATCGCACCCATGCGGTGACGGTGGCGGCGCGACGGGGAATCATCGAGCTTTGA
- a CDS encoding response regulator transcription factor, with protein sequence MNHGSQLNHMEREAAPDAAAAEDRPLVLIVDDDAAVRTSIEELMLSVGIDAVGFGSTRELLAADVPERPGCLVLDVRMPGSSGLDLQQHLAASGNAKPIVFLTGYGDIPMTVQAMKAGAIDFLTKPVRDQSLLDAVAAGIERDLAQRIGARRIGQYADRYATLTQRERQVFRQVAQGRLNKQIAFDLGITEVTVKLHRSGVMKKMAATTVGELIRAWDTLPAELRGEAT encoded by the coding sequence ATGAACCACGGATCGCAGCTGAATCACATGGAGCGGGAGGCCGCGCCGGATGCCGCGGCAGCGGAGGACCGCCCGCTGGTGCTGATCGTCGACGACGATGCGGCCGTCCGCACCTCGATCGAGGAGCTGATGCTGTCGGTGGGGATCGACGCGGTCGGCTTCGGCTCGACGCGCGAGCTGCTCGCGGCGGACGTGCCGGAGCGGCCGGGCTGCCTGGTGCTCGACGTCCGCATGCCCGGGTCCAGCGGCCTCGATCTCCAGCAGCATCTCGCCGCCAGCGGCAACGCGAAGCCGATCGTCTTCCTCACCGGCTACGGCGACATCCCGATGACGGTGCAGGCGATGAAGGCCGGCGCGATCGATTTCCTGACCAAGCCGGTCCGCGACCAGTCGCTGCTCGACGCCGTGGCCGCTGGGATCGAGCGTGATCTCGCGCAGCGCATCGGCGCGCGGAGGATCGGGCAGTATGCGGACCGCTATGCCACACTGACGCAGCGCGAGCGCCAGGTGTTCCGGCAGGTGGCGCAGGGGCGCCTCAACAAGCAGATCGCCTTCGATCTCGGCATCACCGAGGTCACGGTCAAGCTCCATCGCAGCGGCGTGATGAAGAAGATGGCGGCGACGACGGTCGGCGAGCTCATCCGCGCCTGGGACACGCTGCCCGCCGAGCTACGCGGGGAGGCGACCTAG
- a CDS encoding VOC family protein, with translation MLKDHASSAIVPCADLARAKDFYGRILGLPLVADHGNGFVFGTGATKLNVYLSDYAGTNQANAVVWAVGDELEAIAADLRAKGVTLDEYPDGFDRVVDGVHVSGAFSVIWFKDPDGNILHLTSGNAN, from the coding sequence ATGCTCAAGGATCATGCATCGTCGGCGATCGTGCCGTGCGCCGATCTCGCTCGGGCCAAGGACTTCTATGGCAGGATACTTGGCTTGCCGCTGGTCGCCGACCACGGCAACGGCTTTGTCTTCGGAACCGGTGCGACAAAGCTCAACGTCTATCTCAGCGACTACGCGGGCACCAATCAGGCAAACGCCGTCGTCTGGGCGGTCGGCGACGAACTTGAGGCAATCGCCGCGGACTTGCGTGCTAAAGGGGTGACGCTGGACGAATATCCCGACGGCTTCGACAGGGTCGTTGACGGGGTTCATGTCAGCGGCGCGTTCAGCGTGATCTGGTTCAAGGATCCCGACGGCAACATCCTGCACCTTACCAGCGGTAATGCCAACTGA
- a CDS encoding response regulator transcription factor — MIAIVDDDEAVREALFDFLQVEGLAACTFDCAAAFFTDMAVWGFDCVITDVRMPEIDGPELQRRLRAYGSSMPVIFITSSTEEATRARALREGATAWFTKPVDNEALLHTLRTVLPLAH, encoded by the coding sequence GTGATCGCGATCGTGGATGACGACGAAGCCGTGCGCGAGGCGCTGTTCGACTTCCTTCAGGTAGAGGGCCTGGCGGCGTGCACCTTCGATTGCGCGGCCGCCTTTTTCACTGACATGGCCGTCTGGGGCTTCGACTGCGTGATTACCGACGTGCGGATGCCTGAGATCGACGGACCCGAGCTGCAGCGGCGCCTGCGCGCCTATGGCTCGTCGATGCCGGTGATCTTCATCACCTCCTCCACCGAGGAAGCGACGCGCGCGCGTGCGCTGCGAGAGGGCGCGACCGCCTGGTTCACCAAGCCGGTCGACAACGAGGCTCTGCTGCACACGCTGCGGACGGTGCTGCCCCTGGCCCATTGA
- a CDS encoding SDR family oxidoreductase gives MKIVVIGGTGLIGSKIVASLVGQGHDALAAAPNTGVNTLTGEGLDRALDGSDVVVDVSNSPSFDDKPAMDFFLTAGRNIAAAEKAAGVRHHVALSVVGTDRLQDSGYFRAKQVQEWLIKDSGIPWTLLYATQFFEFLRSIAQSATEGDLVRLPLAHFQPIAAQEVAATVVETALARPIDDIVEVAGPEVFRINELVARLLRHDGDPRRVVADPEAPYFGVRLADDTLLPGAGARLGAIDFDRWIANLPSRDGRAPVEVGRASHALMVSRPDEVAAPIEAAAGE, from the coding sequence ATGAAGATCGTCGTCATTGGTGGAACCGGCCTGATCGGATCGAAGATCGTCGCCTCGCTCGTCGGGCAAGGTCATGACGCGCTTGCCGCGGCGCCGAACACCGGTGTGAACACGCTGACCGGCGAAGGTCTCGACCGCGCGCTGGACGGATCGGACGTGGTCGTCGACGTCTCGAACTCGCCCTCGTTCGACGACAAGCCGGCAATGGACTTTTTCCTGACCGCAGGGCGGAACATCGCCGCGGCGGAAAAGGCCGCCGGCGTCCGCCACCATGTCGCGCTGTCGGTGGTGGGGACCGATCGCCTGCAGGACAGCGGCTATTTTCGCGCGAAGCAGGTCCAGGAATGGCTGATCAAGGATTCGGGTATCCCCTGGACGCTCCTGTACGCTACGCAGTTCTTCGAATTCCTCCGCAGTATCGCGCAGTCCGCCACCGAAGGGGATTTGGTCCGTCTCCCTCTGGCGCACTTCCAGCCGATCGCGGCACAAGAGGTCGCGGCGACGGTAGTCGAGACGGCGCTCGCAAGACCGATCGACGACATAGTCGAAGTGGCCGGACCCGAGGTTTTCCGCATCAACGAGCTGGTCGCGCGCTTACTCAGGCATGATGGCGATCCGCGGCGCGTGGTTGCCGATCCCGAAGCGCCCTATTTCGGCGTCAGGCTTGCCGATGACACGCTCCTCCCCGGGGCGGGCGCGCGCCTTGGCGCCATAGATTTCGACCGGTGGATCGCCAACCTACCCTCTCGGGACGGGCGTGCCCCCGTCGAGGTGGGCCGCGCCTCGCACGCGCTGATGGTCTCGCGTCCTGATGAGGTCGCTGCGCCGATCGAGGCGGCGGCAGGCGAGTAG
- a CDS encoding sensor histidine kinase: MQLIRALLVATMLLQLFVASAGVRGRSIADYTHQRWSEESDAPRPVFALAQDGRGYLWVATALGLFRFDGIRFEPVSTGIDLVEHGPPSAILVRRNGEVWTNFERSGRFAVYRNGQLKFLDAPRAPHRVIAMKETRDGTIWVLTERIGLPLMRFQGGRWTSFGIEAGAPLDNPFSMVVTRDGTVWVSFTASVARLPPGGRRFEFVRRERGATGRLSLDPQERIWLTERRGTYPITGPGGRGSPPPLRHPYATDSAKIRGWPIFDREGNLWIATYYDGLQRVAAPDPRGAASAAEAVSRVERFTVHEGLSSNATAQVFQDAEGNVWVASEDGLDRFWPATLRSEPELRQPAAFGDLLLQARDGSVYIGEASAVYRVRPGGRPEAIFRTKVEPRTLCEAPDGAIWIGTDDREVVIWQDGRTRRLGQKVPVSDTIYDCAFDAAGNYWVTAALGGMARFGAGRWERMFGPTGDAFLPKSMTADEHGGILVQWNDRTLNRLDGSMRSAVPIPFGSYQPYDVALYPLPPDTVYVAGRFGLARLRDGRFQSISARRLPLFSGLSGMVRTPDDHFWLAGPGGIVRIASADLERTFSNPDRTPPMQVFGPDDGLRSRPHSHSRHSIVRGGDGRLWIATQAGTLWLDPNDVSRSRTPPKVAVSALVADKLYRDPTAVTLPAGRSSIQIDFSVLSFSNPHAVRVRYRIEGQDADWIEAGSRRQAFYTNLAPGTYRFRLIATNEDGAWTEQGAAVEFVIPPTFVQSRWFALLCGLLILAALWLIYRLRTAQLASRIRTRLEERMGERERIARELHDTLLQGIQGLVLRFQSVANRMPAETASRAQLEAALKRADEVIADGRNRVQDLRGADEPADLPDLLKQRAAAVDFDPVPTIRIVVEGKPRRVDPLVSIELGRIADEALFNVARHARAGCVDITVRFGAHQLGVEIRDDGIGIAEDVLENGHKPGHFGLIGMRERAERIGGSFSIHSYRGMGSAVTIALPGRLAYADHAPSRLFSRLFPRRKEPSRG, from the coding sequence ATGCAGCTGATCAGGGCGCTTCTCGTCGCGACGATGCTGCTGCAGCTGTTCGTCGCGTCGGCCGGCGTTCGGGGACGCAGTATCGCCGACTATACCCATCAGCGCTGGAGCGAAGAGAGCGACGCGCCGCGGCCGGTCTTCGCCCTGGCGCAGGACGGGCGCGGCTACCTTTGGGTCGCGACCGCGCTCGGCCTGTTCCGCTTCGACGGCATCCGCTTCGAGCCGGTCAGCACCGGCATCGACCTCGTCGAGCATGGCCCGCCGTCGGCGATACTGGTCCGGCGCAATGGCGAGGTCTGGACCAATTTCGAGCGCTCGGGGCGGTTCGCGGTCTATCGGAATGGTCAGCTGAAATTCCTCGACGCGCCACGGGCGCCGCATCGCGTCATCGCGATGAAGGAGACGCGGGACGGCACAATCTGGGTGCTCACCGAACGCATCGGGCTTCCGCTCATGCGTTTCCAAGGGGGACGTTGGACCTCGTTCGGGATCGAAGCCGGGGCGCCGCTCGACAATCCCTTCAGCATGGTGGTGACGCGCGACGGTACGGTCTGGGTTTCGTTCACCGCCTCGGTGGCGCGGCTGCCGCCCGGCGGCCGGCGCTTCGAGTTCGTGCGGCGCGAGAGGGGTGCCACCGGCCGGCTGTCGCTGGACCCGCAGGAGCGGATCTGGCTGACCGAGCGCCGCGGCACCTATCCCATCACCGGGCCGGGAGGGCGCGGCAGCCCGCCGCCGCTGCGCCATCCCTATGCGACCGACAGCGCCAAGATCCGCGGCTGGCCCATCTTCGACCGCGAGGGCAACCTGTGGATCGCCACCTATTATGACGGGCTGCAACGCGTGGCGGCACCCGATCCCCGCGGCGCCGCCTCGGCGGCCGAGGCCGTTTCCCGGGTCGAGCGCTTCACGGTGCACGAGGGCCTGTCCTCGAACGCGACGGCCCAGGTCTTCCAGGACGCGGAAGGCAATGTCTGGGTCGCCAGCGAGGACGGCCTGGACCGGTTCTGGCCCGCGACGCTGCGGTCCGAGCCCGAGCTTCGTCAGCCCGCGGCGTTCGGCGACCTGCTGCTGCAGGCGAGGGACGGCAGCGTCTATATCGGAGAGGCGTCGGCCGTGTACCGAGTCCGCCCCGGCGGACGTCCCGAGGCGATCTTCAGGACTAAGGTCGAACCCCGCACATTGTGCGAGGCGCCTGACGGTGCGATCTGGATCGGGACCGACGACAGGGAGGTCGTGATCTGGCAGGACGGCCGGACGCGGCGCCTGGGGCAGAAGGTGCCGGTGTCGGACACCATCTACGACTGCGCGTTCGATGCCGCCGGCAACTATTGGGTGACCGCGGCGCTCGGCGGAATGGCCCGGTTCGGCGCGGGCCGCTGGGAGCGAATGTTCGGACCGACCGGCGATGCGTTCCTGCCCAAGTCGATGACGGCCGACGAGCATGGCGGGATCCTCGTCCAGTGGAACGATCGCACCCTGAACCGCCTCGACGGATCGATGCGCAGCGCGGTGCCGATCCCGTTCGGCAGCTACCAGCCCTACGACGTGGCACTCTACCCGTTGCCGCCCGATACCGTGTACGTCGCCGGCCGGTTCGGGCTCGCCCGTCTCCGCGATGGTCGATTCCAGAGCATTTCCGCCCGCCGCCTGCCTCTGTTCAGCGGCCTGAGCGGTATGGTCCGGACGCCGGACGATCATTTCTGGCTCGCCGGTCCGGGAGGGATCGTGCGCATCGCGTCAGCCGACCTCGAGCGGACCTTCTCCAATCCGGACCGGACGCCGCCGATGCAGGTCTTCGGCCCCGACGACGGGCTGCGCAGCCGGCCCCATTCGCACAGCCGCCATTCGATCGTGCGTGGCGGCGACGGGCGGCTGTGGATCGCCACCCAGGCCGGAACGCTGTGGCTCGATCCGAACGACGTCAGCCGCAGCCGCACACCGCCCAAGGTGGCGGTGAGCGCCCTCGTCGCCGACAAGCTCTATCGCGACCCGACCGCCGTCACACTGCCCGCAGGCAGGTCGAGCATCCAGATCGACTTCTCCGTGCTGAGCTTCTCGAACCCGCACGCGGTGCGGGTCCGCTATCGGATCGAGGGGCAGGACGCCGACTGGATCGAGGCCGGAAGCAGGCGGCAGGCCTTCTACACCAATCTCGCGCCGGGCACCTATCGCTTCCGGCTGATCGCCACGAACGAGGACGGCGCCTGGACCGAGCAGGGAGCGGCGGTCGAGTTCGTCATTCCGCCGACCTTCGTGCAATCCCGCTGGTTCGCCCTGTTGTGCGGCCTCCTGATCCTGGCGGCGCTTTGGCTGATCTACCGGCTGCGCACGGCCCAGCTCGCCAGCCGGATCCGGACACGGCTCGAGGAGCGGATGGGCGAACGCGAGCGCATCGCGCGGGAGCTGCACGACACCCTGCTGCAAGGCATCCAGGGACTGGTCCTGCGGTTCCAGTCCGTGGCCAACAGGATGCCGGCCGAAACGGCGTCGAGGGCCCAGCTCGAGGCCGCACTCAAGCGCGCCGACGAGGTCATCGCCGACGGGCGTAACCGCGTGCAGGACCTGAGGGGTGCCGACGAGCCGGCCGACCTGCCCGATCTGCTCAAGCAACGCGCGGCCGCGGTGGATTTCGACCCCGTCCCGACGATCCGCATCGTCGTGGAAGGCAAGCCGCGCCGGGTCGACCCGCTCGTCTCGATCGAGCTCGGCCGGATCGCGGACGAGGCGCTGTTCAACGTCGCGCGCCACGCCAGGGCAGGCTGCGTCGACATCACCGTGCGCTTCGGCGCCCATCAGCTCGGCGTCGAGATCCGCGACGACGGGATCGGGATCGCCGAGGACGTGCTCGAGAACGGGCACAAGCCCGGCCATTTCGGCCTGATCGGAATGCGCGAGCGCGCGGAGCGGATCGGCGGCAGCTTCTCGATCCACAGCTATCGGGGCATGGGATCAGCGGTGACGATCGCGCTGCCCGGCCGCCTCGCCTATGCCGATCATGCGCCGAGCCGGCTGTTTTCCCGGCTTTTCCCGAGAAGGAAGGAACCGAGCCGTGGCTGA
- a CDS encoding MBL fold metallo-hydrolase, whose protein sequence is MSLDIASRPMRPGPEELVPSRYAVRIGEIDVLVVSDGVLPLPTEMLGYNADPGDRAAWLNGMFLPPDAFDWSLNAVVVRSGDQIILVDAGLGLDPDLNLPRAGQLIKRLEAAGVDLASVTDVVLTHMHMDHIGGLLVDGVKDQLRPDLRIHVAAAEVKFWEAPDFTHVNMPAGFPDALRATAKRFAQEYYSQLRLFDDEHEVAPGVVVHRTGGHTPGHSVVRVMSGGDRLIFAGDAVFAVGFEHPDWYNGFEHDPAEAARVRIDLLNELAATGEQLVATHLPFPSVGRVAVDGDAFRWVPAFWDY, encoded by the coding sequence ATGAGCCTAGACATCGCCTCACGCCCCATGAGGCCCGGCCCCGAAGAACTGGTTCCGTCACGCTACGCGGTGCGGATCGGGGAGATCGACGTGCTGGTGGTCAGCGATGGAGTGCTGCCGCTCCCGACCGAGATGTTGGGATACAATGCCGATCCGGGCGACCGGGCGGCCTGGCTGAACGGCATGTTCCTGCCGCCGGACGCTTTCGACTGGTCGCTGAACGCGGTCGTGGTCCGCAGCGGCGACCAGATCATCCTCGTCGATGCCGGGCTGGGCCTGGATCCGGACCTGAACCTGCCGCGGGCGGGGCAGCTGATCAAGCGACTGGAGGCCGCCGGTGTCGATCTTGCATCCGTGACCGACGTGGTGCTCACCCACATGCACATGGACCACATCGGTGGGCTGCTCGTGGACGGGGTGAAGGACCAGCTGCGTCCGGACCTGCGGATCCATGTGGCGGCCGCCGAGGTCAAGTTCTGGGAGGCGCCCGACTTCACCCACGTCAACATGCCGGCAGGCTTCCCGGATGCGCTGCGGGCGACCGCGAAGCGGTTCGCGCAGGAATACTACAGCCAGCTGCGGCTGTTTGATGACGAGCATGAGGTGGCGCCGGGCGTGGTCGTCCATCGCACCGGCGGCCACACGCCCGGACACAGCGTGGTCCGCGTGATGTCCGGCGGCGATCGGTTGATCTTCGCCGGTGACGCCGTGTTCGCGGTCGGGTTCGAGCATCCCGACTGGTACAACGGCTTCGAACACGATCCGGCGGAGGCAGCTCGCGTCCGGATCGATCTTTTGAATGAGCTGGCAGCGACCGGCGAACAACTGGTGGCCACCCACCTGCCGTTCCCGTCCGTCGGCCGGGTGGCGGTCGACGGCGACGCCTTCCGCTGGGTGCCGGCCTTCTGGGATTATTGA
- a CDS encoding SDR family NAD(P)-dependent oxidoreductase — protein sequence MGMLAGKTAMITGGTSGIGLAIAKAFAVEGAQVVISSRRRQAVDDAVQLIGAGAIGFDGDVADPRHHDRLADEIARRLGGLDIYVANAGINTIRHSAEVPEAEYDAQFAVNTRGVFVGVQKMVPIMRDGGAIVLTGSLASEKVLDGHAVYAGSKAAIGAFARSWALELKDRGIRVNVLSPGPTDTEILAKLGVAPEQRADFEAGMAAAIPLGRLGRPEELAQAALFLASDASSFITGINLRVDGGMALL from the coding sequence ATGGGAATGCTGGCCGGCAAGACCGCGATGATCACGGGAGGAACGAGCGGGATCGGCCTCGCCATCGCCAAGGCCTTTGCCGTCGAAGGCGCTCAGGTCGTCATCTCGAGCCGCCGCCGCCAGGCGGTGGACGACGCGGTGCAGCTGATCGGGGCCGGCGCGATCGGCTTCGATGGCGACGTCGCGGATCCGAGACATCATGACCGGCTCGCCGATGAGATCGCCCGGCGGCTCGGCGGGCTGGACATCTATGTCGCCAATGCCGGGATCAATACGATCCGCCACTCCGCCGAGGTGCCGGAAGCCGAATATGACGCGCAGTTCGCGGTCAACACGCGCGGCGTCTTCGTCGGTGTGCAGAAGATGGTGCCGATCATGCGCGACGGCGGTGCGATCGTGCTGACCGGATCGCTGGCGAGCGAGAAGGTGCTCGACGGTCATGCCGTCTATGCCGGCTCAAAGGCGGCGATCGGCGCCTTTGCCCGCAGCTGGGCACTCGAGCTCAAGGATCGCGGCATCCGGGTCAACGTGCTGAGTCCGGGACCCACCGACACCGAAATCCTCGCCAAGCTCGGCGTCGCTCCCGAACAGCGTGCCGACTTCGAGGCGGGAATGGCCGCCGCGATCCCGCTCGGCCGTCTCGGCCGACCCGAGGAGCTGGCGCAGGCGGCGCTCTTTCTCGCTTCCGATGCCAGCAGCTTCATCACCGGGATCAATCTCCGCGTGGATGGCGGCATGGCCCTGCTGTGA